Genomic DNA from Hymenobacter jejuensis:
GTAGTCACTCAGACCGCAGGCGGCGCCACCGTTTCGTCGGGCCTAAAGGATTTATTGATTCTGAAAACCACCGATTCGGCCTTCGAAAACTACATAAAAGACGAATACACGGTGCTGAAAGAAACCTCCGACCGCATTCTGGCTACGCAATGCGAGGCCGTTTGGGATTACACCGCCACCGACCTCGATTTCGAAGCGACGTACCAGAAAATCCGGACGACGCTGCTGCGCACGTTCGCGTTTCACAAGAGCCTATCGGTACAACAGACCTTGTTTGCCATCGGCGAGCAAATCTTGCGGGAAAACGACGTAGTGCGGGAAATCCGCCTCATCATGCCCAACAAGCACCACATTCCCTTTAATCTGGAGCAATTTGGGCTGGACAACAACAACGAGATCTTTATCGCCACCGACGAGCCATTTGGTTATATCACCGGAACGGTAAGTCGTTAATAATCAACATTTTAATATTTTTATAAGCTACAAGCTAGTTCCCCTCCTCAACTGAGGAGGGGCTAGGGGTGGTTGAAAGATTAGAGTTAGAAGCTAGAACTACTAATTGTCTGGGTGCTCCGACCAATCACCCCTAACCCCTCCTCAGCTGAGGAGGGGAACTAACCTTAGCTCTAGTTTGGGTCTTAGCTCTTGTGGTTTTTTACCGCAATAAGCTGAGCCGCAATGCTGATGGCGATTTCCTCGGGCGTTTGGCTGTGGATGGGCAAGCCAACCGGCGCGCATAGCTTTGCCAGATATGCGGGCGAAATTCCTTCGGCACGGTAGTCGCCCAGCAGCTTTTCAATCTTTTTCTGGCTGCCCAGCACGCCCAGAAAGCGCAGGTTTTTGGGTAGCAACGCCCGCACGGCAATATCGTCGGTGCGGTAGCCGACGGTCATGATAACCACGTACTGGTTGGCGCCGTCGGGGATATGGGCGGCCATTTCGTGGTAGGTTTCGACTACTGTTTTCTGGTGCGCCGCGTCGTTTTCCAGAAAAGTATTTAGCTGCGGCCGGTCTTCGTACAGCGAAATGCGAAAATCAAGCGTGCGCATCAGCCGCGAAAGCGCCAGCGAGCAGTGCCCACCGCCAACGATGTGCAGGTGCTGCTTATAGCCAAGCTGCTCTTGGTACAGCCAGTCCGTTTCCGATTGTTGGCGAAACGCAAATCCTTCCGCTAGTCCCTGGCCCGGTGCGAAGGCAAGGCCTGCTGGAGAAAGCATCAGAACACCTTGCTGTTCGTGCTGTAAGCAAGAGATGATATCCGTAATTAATTCATAATCAGATGATTGCAAAGGGTAGAGCAGGATGGTTTGCTCCCCGGAGCAGATCATGCCGCTTTGGTCTTTGGGGGCGGTTTTGTTGTGGATCTGTTTGCGGACTGCGCTTTCGGCCACGCCACTCGCCAACTGTTCGCGGGCCAGCTGCACGAATTTGTGCTCCATAATGCCGCCGCCAATGGAGCCTTGCATGGCCCCGTTGGCATTTACTCCCATCACAAACCCTTGCCGACCGGGGCTGCTGCCGTGGCTTTCCAACACGTACAGCAGCATGGTCGGCAGGCCGGCGCCTACGCTTTCGCTAAGAAACTGCCACGTGGCTAACGCTCTGTGCATGTGTTACTTTCACGCCGGTAGCCGGCTGCGGATACAGGGCCAGCAACACCTTTTCGGGCGTCATGGGCGCGTTGAAACCGATGGGCGAATCGGGGTTGAAGGCTTTGATGGCGTTGCGCAGGGCGAAGTACGTGCCGATGCCGTACATAAACGGCGGCTCGCCCACGGCCTTGGAGCGGAAGATCGCCAGGTTGTCGTTGTCGGTTTGCAGCGCCTCAATCGCGATTTCCTTGGGTACTGAATAGATGTCGGGCACTTTGTAGGTCGAAAGCGTATTGGAGCGCAGGCGGCCGGTGTGGTCGTAGAGCAATTCCTCCATTGTCATCCAGCCGATGCCCTGCACGATGCCGCCCTCAATCTGGCCGCGGTCGATGTTGGGGTTCATGCTCCGGCCGAAATCATGGACGACTTTTACGGCGTCCACGGTGTAAGTACCTCGTATGCAGTCGATTGTGGCTATCGTAATGGCCGTGCCGTAAACGTGGTAAGCAAACGGATGGCCCTTCTCGGTAGCCTTATTGAAATGCACTTCGGGCGTGGCATAGTGCGCGTGTTCTGAGAGGCTGATGCGCTTGAGGAAAGCCGCGGTCACCAGTTTCTTCCAGTCCAAAGCCGTTTCCTCGCCGTGGACGAGCACTTTTTCGTCGCGCAGTTCCACGGCTGCTTCGGGTACCTGCAACTCTTGCGCGGCCACTTCTTTGAGGCGCTGCACGATGGCCTGGCAAGCAAGCTGCACGGCTTTGCCGTTCAAATCGGCGGTGGCGCTGGCGGCGGAAGGCGAGGTGTTGGCGATGCGGTTGGTGCTGGTGGTCTGGAGGCGAACGCGGCTCGGGTTGATCGAGAACGTCTGGGCTGCTACCTGCAACAGTTTGGTATTCACGCCTTGGCCCATTTCTACGGCGCCGGTGCTCACCTTCACACTGCCGTCGTAGTAGACGTGCACCAAGGCGCGAGCCTGGTTCATGGAAGTGTTGGTGAAGGAAATGCCGAAGCAAATCGGCATAAACGCCAAGCCTTTTTTGCGCACTGTGTTCGAGGCATTGAAGTCCTGCACCTGCTGGCGCAGCGCCTCTACGTCGTAAAGCGTTTCTGCTTTGTGCCAACACGCATGGGACTCACTCACAGCCTTTTGGCCGTACGGAAACTCGTCGCCGGTTTTGTTGAGGTTCTGCTTCTGAATCACGCAGGCGTCGATGCCCAACTGCTCGGCGGCTTTGGCGATGGCGGCTTCCATTACAAACTTCGCCTGGGGCCCACCAAACCCGCGGAAGGCCGTATTGGGCGGCAAGTGCGTGCGGCAGCTGAAAGCAGTGGCCTTGACGTTGGGGATGAAATACGTGCCCGTTGCGTGAAACAACGTCCGCTCCATAATGGCCGGCGACAAATCGGCGGCCGCTCCAGCGTTTTGGTAATACGTTGATTCGTAAGCGATTATATTCAGGTCTTTGTCCAGACCCAGCTTGAAATCGGAAGAATACGGGTGCCGCTTGCCGGTCATTTGCATGTCTTCGAGGCGGTGCAGCACGTACTTGACCGGCTTGCGCAAATGGTGCGCCGCCAGCGCGCACAAAGCCACCCAGGCATTAGCCTGATCTTCTTTGCCGCCAAAGCCGCCGCCCAACCGAATTACATCGACTTCTAGTTGGTGCATGGGCACGCCTAGCACCCGCGCCGCCGCCCGCTGGCTGGCCGTGGGGCTTTGGGTAGAAGAGTAGATTTTGAGGCCTTCGTTTTCCTCCGGAATCGCGTAGGCGCACTGCGTTTCGATGTACAGATGCTCCTGCCCGTTGGTGTCGGCACTGCCTTCCACCACGTAGGCGCATTGGTCCCAAGCGCGCTCAGGATCACCAAGTTGGAAGGTGCGCGGCGGCACAATCAGTTCGCCTTGGGCCTGGGCTACGCGCGGGTCGGTGATGATGGGCAACGGCGTAATTTCTGCCGTGATTTTGCGCACGGCGGCGCGGGCAGCTTCGTCGGTTTCGGCTACCACGAAGGCAATGGGCATGCCGCAAAAATCAACTTCGTGCTCGGCCAGCAGCGGCTCGTCGGGGATAATGCCGCCAATCTGGTTTTCGCCGGTGATGTCGCGGTGCGTGAAGATGCGCACAACGCCTGGATGTTGCGCGGCTTCTGCGAGATCGAGGCGCTCAATATGTCCGTGCGCCACGGGCGAGATAAAGGCCGCCCCAAACAAGGTTCCGGCCACGAGCGGAATATCGTCGAGGTACAGAGACTTGCCCGTGGTATGATTGCCGGAATCTATGTTTTTCATGGTTGGTAATGTCCTCGGTATAAAGTGCTTATCAATTCGTTTGTCATGCTGAGCGGAAGCGAAGCATCTCGCGTGCTGAGACTGGATTACTGACCAGTAGAGATGCTTCGCTTCCGCTCTGATGACGCCTATAGTATACTGGCAGCTATGATCTCGGACTATTGCAACAGCTCCTGCGGACTTAGATGTGGGAAAAGCGTTAGAAAATGCGCTTTTAGTAACTGACTCAATAACAAGCGTTTATACGTTTCGGTGCCGCGGGCGTCGCTGATGGGCGAGATCTCGGTTTGGGCCAGTTCGGCGGCTTCCTGAACGAGTTCCTCGGAAATCGCTTTGCCGGTTAAAAACGCCGAAGTTTTGGCCAGAAACATCGGCGTTGGGCCCACGCCGCCGGCCGACACACTGGCCGCCGTAATCAGGTCGCCGCGGGTGCTGAGGCAGCAGGCCGAATTCACGCTGGCAATGTCGAGGTGTGTGCGTTTGCTGACTTTCTCGAAGTTGAATTGCGTGCGTTCGTCGGGAAGCGCAAAGCGGATGCTGGCAATGGTTTCGTCGGGCGTTTTGGCCAGCAGCTTGTAGCCCTGGTAAAACTGCCGCAGCGGGATTTCGCGGCTCGTGTGGCCGTCGCTCAGGGTTAGGGTGGCGTCGAGGGCCAAAAACATGATGGTCAGGTCGCCGATGGGCGAAGCGTTGACGAAGTTGCCCGCTACCGTCGCCATGTTCCGGATGGGCGTGGACGACACCAACCGCAGATACGGCCGAAACTCTGGGAAAAACTCCTGCATCACCGCCGACTCGGCCAAGTCGGTAACCGTAGCCGCGCCGCCAATAACGCAGCGATTGCCTTCCCTAGTAATACCTTGTAAATCAGACTTGTCTAGTAAAAAGTGATTCGCGGTTTCCACCATTTCCGTGTGCTTTTGCACGTACAGATCGGTGCCGCCGCCTACACGCTGCACCTCCTGGGCGCTGGCGTGGCCGTTGGGGCTGGCCGTGGCTGCCAGTGCGTGCAAACGCTCTTTGATGGAGGCAAAATACCGCGGCAGAATCTGCTGTTGGGCCACAAACTCGGCGGGCTCGGTGCCGTTGCGGTCTTCTAGCAATTGGGCCACGCGGGCGGCGGCCCGCTCAATGGATTTGTAGCCGGTGCAGCGGCAAATGTTGCCGTCGATGGCCGCGATGGCATTTTGCTGGGTAGGTAATTTATCGCTGAGGCAGAAGCCCGCCAGCGACATCACAAAGCCCGGCGTGCAAAATCCGCACTGCGTAGCCGACTCATCGACCATCGCTTGCTGAATTGGGTTAAGTCCTTCTGTATTAATGCCTTCTACCGTTACTACGTGCTTGCCCTGCACGTTGCCCAACGGCGTCAGGCACGACGTGAAAGAGCGGTAGCGGAGCCGGTCGTGGCAGGAGTCGCCGACCAGCACTGTGCAGGCGCCGCAGTCGCCCTCGCGGCAGCCGATTTTGGTGCCGGTCAGGTTCTTTTCGTAGCGGATATAATCGAGCAGCACCGTGCCAGGCGGCAACGCTGTGCTTACTTCCCGATCATTCAGAATAAACTTAATCAAGGCTAAAAATCTTCAGGTTGACAGGTAAGATATTGATTTGAGCGCGAATAAAAAAGAGCCCGCTATTGCACTCTAAACCTGGGTACGAGGTGCCGTTCTGCGCAAAACAACCCAACCACGCCAGGAATCAGGAACCACAACGCCGCCATTGGTGCAGGACCAATAGCCCGGCTTGGAGCAAGGCCGTGCGACGGATTCCGGGTTTCGGAAGAAGCTGCCCAAAGCCCAATGGTGACAAAGCCGTGGATAAAAAAAACATTTTGTTGGTAAGTATTTGATTAACAATAATTTATGAGAAGAGCGCGCGGGAGAAGTGTACGCTTCTTTTGGCTCACAGGCAAAGCTGGGCGCCACATTGGGTTTTCGCTGTGGGGTTTCCGAACTTGATTGCCATTCCCACTTGTTGCTGCTCCGCTATGGAAAACCCCGCCGTTGAAATTTCCGCGTTGCCTACTGTAAATGAGGCCGCCATCCAACAACTTTTTCGAGCGCAAAAGGGCAGGAGCGAAGCGTTGCGACGCGAAGTAATTCGCGAGCGGTCGGCACGACTACGCAAACTAGGTAACTGGATTGAGCAGAACCGCCCTGCTATTCAGGCGGCCCTCCAAGCCGATTTTCGCAAGCCCGCCGAGGAAACTGACCTCACCGAAATCTGGCCTAGCCAAATTGAGATCAAGCACGCAATCAAGCACTTACGAAAGTGGACTAAGCCGCGGAAAGTTGGTACACCGATGGCCTTGTTGGGCACCAAATCGTGGGTGCAGTGCGAGCCCAAAGGAGTTTGCCTCATCATCGCCCCCTGGAAC
This window encodes:
- a CDS encoding XdhC family protein — encoded protein: MHRALATWQFLSESVGAGLPTMLLYVLESHGSSPGRQGFVMGVNANGAMQGSIGGGIMEHKFVQLAREQLASGVAESAVRKQIHNKTAPKDQSGMICSGEQTILLYPLQSSDYELITDIISCLQHEQQGVLMLSPAGLAFAPGQGLAEGFAFRQQSETDWLYQEQLGYKQHLHIVGGGHCSLALSRLMRTLDFRISLYEDRPQLNTFLENDAAHQKTVVETYHEMAAHIPDGANQYVVIMTVGYRTDDIAVRALLPKNLRFLGVLGSQKKIEKLLGDYRAEGISPAYLAKLCAPVGLPIHSQTPEEIAISIAAQLIAVKNHKS
- the pucL gene encoding factor-independent urate hydroxylase, which codes for MNMKLGLNAYGKNAVNLSKIIRHADHHEFRQISVNVQLEGDFETAYTLGDNTKILPTDTQKNTVYALAKQHFTGTIEEFGLQLAYHFFSRNPQVSKAKIEITEHGWQRMAFDEQAHQHAFTGGGAEKRTTVVTQTAGGATVSSGLKDLLILKTTDSAFENYIKDEYTVLKETSDRILATQCEAVWDYTATDLDFEATYQKIRTTLLRTFAFHKSLSVQQTLFAIGEQILRENDVVREIRLIMPNKHHIPFNLEQFGLDNNNEIFIATDEPFGYITGTVSR
- a CDS encoding xanthine dehydrogenase molybdopterin binding subunit, with amino-acid sequence MKNIDSGNHTTGKSLYLDDIPLVAGTLFGAAFISPVAHGHIERLDLAEAAQHPGVVRIFTHRDITGENQIGGIIPDEPLLAEHEVDFCGMPIAFVVAETDEAARAAVRKITAEITPLPIITDPRVAQAQGELIVPPRTFQLGDPERAWDQCAYVVEGSADTNGQEHLYIETQCAYAIPEENEGLKIYSSTQSPTASQRAAARVLGVPMHQLEVDVIRLGGGFGGKEDQANAWVALCALAAHHLRKPVKYVLHRLEDMQMTGKRHPYSSDFKLGLDKDLNIIAYESTYYQNAGAAADLSPAIMERTLFHATGTYFIPNVKATAFSCRTHLPPNTAFRGFGGPQAKFVMEAAIAKAAEQLGIDACVIQKQNLNKTGDEFPYGQKAVSESHACWHKAETLYDVEALRQQVQDFNASNTVRKKGLAFMPICFGISFTNTSMNQARALVHVYYDGSVKVSTGAVEMGQGVNTKLLQVAAQTFSINPSRVRLQTTSTNRIANTSPSAASATADLNGKAVQLACQAIVQRLKEVAAQELQVPEAAVELRDEKVLVHGEETALDWKKLVTAAFLKRISLSEHAHYATPEVHFNKATEKGHPFAYHVYGTAITIATIDCIRGTYTVDAVKVVHDFGRSMNPNIDRGQIEGGIVQGIGWMTMEELLYDHTGRLRSNTLSTYKVPDIYSVPKEIAIEALQTDNDNLAIFRSKAVGEPPFMYGIGTYFALRNAIKAFNPDSPIGFNAPMTPEKVLLALYPQPATGVKVTHAQSVSHVAVS
- a CDS encoding FAD binding domain-containing protein yields the protein MIKFILNDREVSTALPPGTVLLDYIRYEKNLTGTKIGCREGDCGACTVLVGDSCHDRLRYRSFTSCLTPLGNVQGKHVVTVEGINTEGLNPIQQAMVDESATQCGFCTPGFVMSLAGFCLSDKLPTQQNAIAAIDGNICRCTGYKSIERAAARVAQLLEDRNGTEPAEFVAQQQILPRYFASIKERLHALAATASPNGHASAQEVQRVGGGTDLYVQKHTEMVETANHFLLDKSDLQGITREGNRCVIGGAATVTDLAESAVMQEFFPEFRPYLRLVSSTPIRNMATVAGNFVNASPIGDLTIMFLALDATLTLSDGHTSREIPLRQFYQGYKLLAKTPDETIASIRFALPDERTQFNFEKVSKRTHLDIASVNSACCLSTRGDLITAASVSAGGVGPTPMFLAKTSAFLTGKAISEELVQEAAELAQTEISPISDARGTETYKRLLLSQLLKAHFLTLFPHLSPQELLQ